One Stratiformator vulcanicus genomic window, GTCCGAGCGGGACGGTGGCAGCGACGATCACGAACCCGGCACCGCCGACGAGTTCAGCGTTACCTTCGAATCGAACGAATCCGACACCGCCCGTAACGACGCAATTGCCGTCGCCCCCGATTTCGTCTGCCCTTCCGGCAAACTCGAATCCTCCGACATCAGACCCTGCTGGCGATACGGTCGCTGCGCTGGACAACACTCCGCCCGCGACAGGCGGGCAGAATCACGGCAGCGACAAAAGTCTCGATGAGCAGCTTGCGGAATTTCAGCTTCCTCCCGCATGGATCAATTCCGTAAGGCCGAACTACGACACGTCCCGCCCGTGGAAGGAAGCCCGGCTTGAAATCCGTAGACTGCTGGCTAATGACGATCGTCAGTCAGTCGAACAAGCATTAAAAATCAATTGGATTTACTATAAAAAAAAGGCCGCTGGAGCAGGGGTTGAGTATCCGGAATACGTCCACTTAGGCGGCGAGCACCTTTGGGCCGTCCACGCCCATGAATGGCTGCTCAAACAGAACCTGCCACAGCCACCGATTCACGCCGAGATTCAATTGGCATCGCTCTACACGTCATTTGGCGATTATCAAAAAGCCGAACGGCTCTTAGGAATGACGATGCGCCGGATCCCCAGCGGCCCTTGGCTGACCTATCGTCAAGCCGATGTCCAGCAGGCCTTGGGAGACCTCTATGCGGCATGGGGCAAAGACCGGCTGGCCCAACAACATTACGCAGAGGCCGCCCGACTCTACCCTCTGGCCAACAAAATTCCCTATGGAAAACACTTACTGAAGCGACGCTCTGAGAAAGTGCAATCCAAACTGCGAATGCTTGCCTCATCGGCTCTATCGTCAGCCAGCCTGCGCGACGGCACCTACCGCCATCGCACGTTGGGGTACAGCGGCGATATTAATGTCACCGTGAAAGTTGCTGGCGGACAAATCTCGGACATTAGCCTAAAGCACAAGGAAAAAATCGAACAGGGATCGACCAAAATCGTGCCCGATCGCATTATGAAACAACAGAAGTTGCAGGTCGATGGCGTGACAGGAGCGACGGTCACATCGGATGCGATTAAGACCGGAGTTTTTGAGGCTCTCAAACGTGCAGGCCTTTAAGCCTTTGCACAAAGCCGCTTGATAATCCCGACCTTATTCGAACGAGTGAATTTCATGCCGGCCCTTGGAGATTTCTCTTTGACAACCAGTCTCCTGTTGAAAACTAAATTCCGTCCGGGCGATCTGGCATCGAAAAATCGCCGGGGGAAGTTGTTTACTTCCGCCTATATGAGGCGGTTGGCCCTGTTGATCTGTGGCGGAGTATTGCTGTGCCTCGCTGGTTGCGGTCAGTCAGACGAAGCCGAGGAGTCCATAGTAGCGACCCCGCCGGCCGCAGAGCTTGAGATGATCCGCATCGATTCAGGTCGGGGCGACGAGACAAGCCCTTCGGAAAACACGGCTTTGACGCAACGTGACACTCCCCCGGTGCGGGAGAAGAGCGGGAGCATCAACGAGCCACGCATCCAAACGGCATCCGTGCCGAATACGCCGTCTTCCCCACGCACAAGCGGCAGATCACTTGACGAGAAACTCGCGAACCTGCAGGTGCCTCCCCCCTGGCTTGCTTCTGTGTCGACAAACTACAATACCTCGAAGCCGTGGAAAGAAGCCCGGCTGGAGGTTCGCCGATTGCTGGGCGTCGAAACTCTTCGGGCAAAGAGAGAAGCGATCAAGCTCTCGTGGATCTATTTCAATAAGACCCCGCAGGAGAAAGGAGTCGCCGGCGAATTCCCGCATTACCTTCAAATGGGGAATGAGAACGTGTGGGCGATTCAAGCCTACGAAGACTACCTCTCGACTAAGAGAAACCCGACTCCCATCCACTCGCACATGATGGTGGCCTCGCTGCTGCATCAACAAGGTGAATTTGATAAAGCCAAGGCACACCTCGATTTTGCAATGAACAATCTCCCCGGAAAACCGTGGCGAGAGATGCGACAGGCTACTCTATATGATCACTTTGGCGACCTTTACGCCGCTTGGGGAAAGTATGACGAAGCTCGCCAGTCTTATTCCGCCTCGGCCCGAATCTTCCCGATTGCCAAGCCACCTTATGGTCGACACGAACTCAAGAAACGGTCACTGAAGGTGCAGTCGAAACTGGAATTGCTCGCGACTCGGGCGTTGAGCAACGCTTCTTTGCGGGACGGAACCTATCGTGAATCGGCAATCGGTTATAGTGGTGACGTACACCTCACGGTCAAAATCTCCGGTGGACGCATTGCTGATATCGCCATCAAGCACAAAGAAAAGATCGAGCAGAACGCAACGAAAATCCTGCCGCAGCGAATTATTGATAAGCAAAGCCTTCAGGTCGATGCGGTCAGCGGCGCAACGGTCACATGCGACGCGATCCGGACTGGGGTATATCGCGCCCTTAAAAAGGCAGGGCTTTAATGGCTAAATCCGCCGTTGACGTCTTCTTCCCGTATCTGAAAAAGAGCAAGCGGAAGGGCTGGATCGGTGTTGCCCACCGCACGCTCAATCGGATCGGCCCGACGTGGCTCACGTCACCGTTACGTCGAGTGGTGCAGGTCGTTTGCCTCGCACTGTTTCTCTATGCGTTCTTTTACGTCTGCTGGCCTTATTCCTCTTCCTCCGAATTTTCGGCGGGACTATTCGACAGTAAAGAGTTGAACCCGGCAGAGTTATTCTTGCTGATTGACCCGCTGGTCGGCGTTTCAACCGCATTGGCCGGCAAGGTCTTTAATTGGGCGACCTTCGCGTGGACCCTCGGCATTCTGACTTTTTGCATTCTGATTCCCCGCGCATTCTGCGGCTGGTTCTGCCCGCTGGGCACTCTCATCGATTTCTTTGACTGGGCCGTCGGCAAGCGAGTGCCGAAGCTGCACGTCGAACCGCGTGGTTGGTGGGTGCATACCAAGTATTACATCCTGACAGGCGTATTAGTTTCAGCGCTGTTCGGTGTGATGACGGCAGGCTTCTTCTCGGCGATTCCCGTACTCACCCGAGGACTCTTATTCACCGGAGGTCGCGCGCAGATTGCAGTCTTAAAAGACAGCAGTCACCTCCGAGCAGTCGAAGTCACGTTCTATATTTCGATCGCCATGTTCTGCGGGGTGTTCCTGCTGAGCTTAATGGGCAAGCGATTCTGGTGCCGGTACGTCTGCCCGAGCGGGGCGCTTTTGTCGGTCTTCAATACATTTCGTGTCGGCGA contains:
- a CDS encoding FMN-binding protein, with the protein product MKTKFRPGDLASKNRRGKLFTSAYMRRLALLICGGVLLCLAGCGQSDEAEESIVATPPAAELEMIRIDSGRGDETSPSENTALTQRDTPPVREKSGSINEPRIQTASVPNTPSSPRTSGRSLDEKLANLQVPPPWLASVSTNYNTSKPWKEARLEVRRLLGVETLRAKREAIKLSWIYFNKTPQEKGVAGEFPHYLQMGNENVWAIQAYEDYLSTKRNPTPIHSHMMVASLLHQQGEFDKAKAHLDFAMNNLPGKPWREMRQATLYDHFGDLYAAWGKYDEARQSYSASARIFPIAKPPYGRHELKKRSLKVQSKLELLATRALSNASLRDGTYRESAIGYSGDVHLTVKISGGRIADIAIKHKEKIEQNATKILPQRIIDKQSLQVDAVSGATVTCDAIRTGVYRALKKAGL
- a CDS encoding FMN-binding protein gives rise to the protein MNASFGSTLSFRAILLTCGAALFGLASCSRPIDPEPVAVADPVTAQTDVIDLDEGSTPPSNASPAPNPYRQDVNRPSGTVAATITNPAPPTSSALPSNRTNPTPPVTTQLPSPPISSALPANSNPPTSDPAGDTVAALDNTPPATGGQNHGSDKSLDEQLAEFQLPPAWINSVRPNYDTSRPWKEARLEIRRLLANDDRQSVEQALKINWIYYKKKAAGAGVEYPEYVHLGGEHLWAVHAHEWLLKQNLPQPPIHAEIQLASLYTSFGDYQKAERLLGMTMRRIPSGPWLTYRQADVQQALGDLYAAWGKDRLAQQHYAEAARLYPLANKIPYGKHLLKRRSEKVQSKLRMLASSALSSASLRDGTYRHRTLGYSGDINVTVKVAGGQISDISLKHKEKIEQGSTKIVPDRIMKQQKLQVDGVTGATVTSDAIKTGVFEALKRAGL